Within the Solwaraspora sp. WMMA2056 genome, the region ACACCACCTATCGAGGGAGCTGACTGATGGGGATCGTCCTGGGTCCGAACCGCTACGGCAAGGCGGAAACCCGGGTGGTCCGGGTCGACCGCGACGCCGACCGGCACACCCTGACCGACCTCACCGTCTCCGTGGCGCTCGCCGGCGACCTCGCCGCCACCCACCTCACCGGCGACAACCGTCAGGTGCTGCCGACCGACACCCAGAAGAACACCGTGTACGCGTTCGCCCGCCAGCACGGCATCGCCAGCGCCGAGGAGTTCGGCCTGCTGCTGGCCCGGCACTTCGTGGACAGCCAGGCCAGCATCGACCGGGCCCGGGTCGACATCGCCCAGCACGACTGGCACCGGCTCGGACCGCACTCGTTCGCCCGCGACGGTGGACACACCCGTACCGTCACGGTGCGTTACGACGGCCAACGGGCCGAGGTGACCGCCGGGCTGACCGGTCTGGTCCTGC harbors:
- the pucL gene encoding factor-independent urate hydroxylase — protein: MGIVLGPNRYGKAETRVVRVDRDADRHTLTDLTVSVALAGDLAATHLTGDNRQVLPTDTQKNTVYAFARQHGIASAEEFGLLLARHFVDSQASIDRARVDIAQHDWHRLGPHSFARDGGHTRTVTVRYDGQRAEVTAGLTGLVLLNSTDSEFRGYVVDPYTTLPETDDRILATAVDAQWRYAGTEAAGGFDAAHADVRRALIDAFVGTYSRSLQQTLYAMGERVLTDCPDVVQVRLALPNKHHLPVDLDPFGLDNPGTVFVATDRPYGLIEGTVARDDAPPALGDW